The Bradyrhizobium sp. B097 genome contains the following window.
CCGAGGCGCTGCTCGGGGCGGCCTACGCGAACGCCGTCGCCGCCGGCGACGACTTCTTCGAGGTGGTGGGACTGCCCGCGCACGTGCGGCGGATCCTGATGCGTTGGAGGCCCTATGTCAGGACCTACCCGACCGATCCGCTGGTCTACCGGACGGCGGACGAATCTCTCGGCCGGTTCCTCGCCGACGGGAACGGCTGGTACGCCGGTCCGATGGACGGCGATACGACGCTATTGCCGTAACCGGCCGTCATGGCAGTTCCAGCCGAGCACATCAGCCGCCGAAATAGAGATCATGCGGACATGACGAACGTGCTCGGCATCAGCGGAAGGGAGGTTTACCTTGAAGTACGTCGATATGCTCAAAAGCCAATACGAGGCATTTCCTTACCCCACCAATACGTCGAGCAATGGCGGGTACCGAGAACTTGTCAATCTCGTGAAGCTGCTTCGTTTGGATTGCGGGTACCACCTCCAGGGAAAGCGAATTCTTGATGCAGGCACCGGCACCGGCTTGCGGTTGCTGGAGCTCGCCGCGGCTTTTCCGGACAATGATTATGTCGGGATCGACTATTCAGAGAATTCGATCGCGTGCGCGGAACGCGCAAAGCAAGCATTCCCCGGTGCGCGGGTTTCATTCCGGGTCGGAGATATCATGTCCGAAGATCCGCAAGGAGAACCGTTCGATGTGATCATGTGCATGGGCGTGCTCCATCATCTGCAACGGCCTGCCGAAGCAATCGATCGGCTGTCCCGCATTCTCACCAGCCGTGGCGTGCTGCTTTTTTACGTATACGGAGAATACGGTTCTGGAGAGAGGATGCGCAGGAAGAGGCTGCTCAGTCACCTTCACGGCCAAGACCAATTGGGGCACAAGATCGAGTCTGCGAAACGCCTCGGATTCACGAACTTCCCGTATGGATGGGCGATTCAAGACCCAACGGACGTCGATCCCATGATCGTCGACGCGTATGTCAACCACTACGAAGTCCTGTACACGCTCGAAACCATCGAGAAAATCGTTTCGAACAGTTTTACGGCATGCGTACCTTACGGCTTCACCATGGAGCGAAACGGGCTGTTGGTGGAGTCGAGGCTTGATGCCCGCTTTGCAATGCCGGTCGCACGCACCGATCCGCGAAGCAAACTCAATTCGTCAGCACTCGAAGAGATATACGCCAAACTGCCCAAGCGCCAGCAACTGCTCGTGCTTGAGAATTTGTATGCTCCAGCAGGGTACACGATGCTGGCACACAACGGAGGATTTCTCGAGGAGATCAGCCGGCCCGAGCGGCTGACTTCGAACGCCTGGCAGTGACCGCTTTCACGCCTTTTTCGTAGCGGTTACACACTCCGATCGCCTCGCCTAGAGCGCCGCCAGCACGGCCTTCGCGACATCGCCGGTGCCGTTGCTGCCGCCGAACTCGAACGGCTTGATGCCGCCGGCATAGACCTTGTCGACCGCGCGCTCGATGCTTGCGGCAGCTTCGGCGGCGCTCTCGAGGCCGTGCTTGTCGGCGAGCCAGTCCAGCATCATCGCAGCCGACAGGATCATCGCGGTCGGGTTGGCCTTGCCCTGCCCCATGATGTCGGGCGCCGTGCCATGACACGGCTGAAACACCGCGTAGCGGTCGCCGATGTCAGCCGACGGCGCCATGCCCATGCCGCCGATCAGGCCGGCGGTGAGGTCGGACAGGATGTCGCCGAACATGTTCTCGGTCACCATGACGTCGAAGTCCCAGGGGCGCTTCACCAGCGCAGCCGCTGCCGCGTCGATGTAGAGATGATCAGCCCTGACGTCGGGATGGCGCTGCGCGGTCTCGTCGAAGATGCTCCGGAAGAACGCGAACGCCTTGAACACGTTTGCCTTGTCGACACAGGTCAGCCCGCCGCCGACGCGGCCGCGCGCCTTGCGGCGTTCGGCAAGCCGGTACGAGAACTCGAACAGCCGCTCGGAAGTCCGGCGCGTGATCACCATGGTCTCGCGCGCCTCACTGTCGGTGACGACGCCCTTGCCCATCGAGGCGAACAGGCCCTCGGTCGATTCCCGGATCACGACGAGGTCGATGCCCTTCTGATCGGCGCCGACGATCGTGCTCGGCACGCCCGGGATCAACCGCGCAGGCCGCACGCCGGCATAGAGATCGAAGATCATCCGCAACTCGATCTGCGGCGCGATCTCGGTGTTGTCAGGGTAGCGCACCGACGGCAGACCGCAGGCGCCGAGCAGGATCGCGTCGGCCTCCTCGCACAGCCGGACCGTGCTCTCCGGCATCGACTTGCCGGTCTCCTTGTAATGGCCAGCGCCGGCCGGCGCCTCGGTGAAGCGGAATTTGAGGCCGGACGACGCCTCGATCCTGCGCAGCACTTCGAGCGCCGGCGCCATCACCTCGGGACCGATGCCATCGCCACCGAGAACTGCGATGTGGAGTGCGTCGTTGGCGGACATGGGGGATTTCCTCAAGACATCCGGGAGGGGACCGACCGTCATTGCGAGGAGCGAAGCGACGAAGCAATCCATATCTCGGCAAGCGGAGAGATGGATTGCTTCGCTTCGCTCGCAATGACGAGGATGGCAGTTACGGCGTCAACACTGCGCGTCCGACCAACTGGCCCTTTTGCAGATTGGTCAGCGCCTCGTTCGCCTTTGCCAGCGGCATCGGCGTGACCGGGATCGCCGGGATCTTCTTCGTCCGCACGAGGTCGAGCAGCTCCTGCGTCTCGCGCAGATTGCCGACATAGCTGCCCTGGATAGTGACCGCCTTGATCGGGATCAGCGGCAGCGCCCAGGTCGCGCCGCCGCCGAACAGGCCGACGATCACGAGCTTGCCGCCCTTGGTCAGGCAGTCGAAGCCGAGCTGCGAGGTCTGGGCATTGCCGACCAGGTCGATCGCGGCGCGGATCGGCTGACCGGCCTTCTTGATGAGTTGCTCCAGCGCGTCGGGCGCCTTGCCGTCGACGGTGGCAAGCGCACCGGCGGCCTCGGCCGCCTCGCGCTTCCTGGCGTCGATGTCGACCACGATCGCGCCCTTGCCACCCATCGCCTTCAACAGCGAGAGCGCCATCAGGCCGAGACCGCCGGCGCCGAAGATCACGATCGGCGTGTCGAGATCCTTCTCGACCTTCTTCAGCGCGCTGTAGGTCGTGACGCCCGAACAGGCGTAAGGCGCGGCCGTGACCGGATCGAGCCCGTCGAGGTTGAGCAGGTATTTCGGATGCGGCACCGTCATGTGATCGGCGTAGCCGCCATCGCAATAGACGCCGAGCGCATTCGGCTTGATCGCGCACATGTTCTCATCGCCGCCGAGGCAGGTCGGGCATTTGCCGCAGCCGAGCCACGGATAGGCCAGCGTGACATCGCCGAGTTTGAGGCCGCCCTTGTCGGTGTCCTTCACATCCGGCCCGAAGGCGATGATCTCGCCGACCGTCTCATGGCCCATCGTGCGCGGCAGCGAGACGCCGCGGTCCTTCAGCGACAGCGGCTTGCGGCCATGGCCGAGATCGTAGCCGCCCTCCCAGATGTGCAGATCGCTGTGGCAGACGCCGGCGGCCTTCACCTTGATCAGCACCTGCGTGCCCGACGGCTGCGGCGTCGGCTGATCGACCTCTTTCAAGGGGGCGTTGAAATCGACGACCTGGAAACTCTTCATCACTGTTCTCCCGAAACTTGTTCTTGAGGCGGACCTTGCCACGCCCGCCCGCCCGGGACAAACGTTCAAGACCCCATTTTCGAGCAAGCCGCCATGCAGCTCGCTCGAAGGCCAACGCGCCACTATTCAGAGGCGTGACTAGTCAGATCAGCGGATGATGGCAAGCCGCGAACTGGCCGGGCGCAACCACGCGCAGTTCCGGCACCTCGCTGGCACAGCGCGCATCGGCCCGCGGGCAGCGGGTGCGGAAGCGACAGCCCGACGGCGGCGCGATCGGCGACGGCGGCTCGCCGACCGGCACGCTCTGGGTCGGCCGGACATCCGGATCGGGCACCGGAATCGCTTCGATGAGAAGCGCGGTATAAGGATGCGCCGGCTGTGCAAACAGCTGCTCCGACGGGCCGACCTCGCAGAGCCGCCCAAGATACATCACCGCGACGCGATCCGAGACCGCCTTCACCACCGCAAGGTCGTGGGCGATGAACAGCAGGGTCAGGCCGTAGCGCGCCTTCATCTCCTCCAGCAGATTGAGGATCTGCGCACGGATCGAGACATCGAGCGCGGACACCGGCTCGTCGCAGATCACGAATTCCGGATTGAGCACCAGCGAGCGGGCGATGCAGATGCGCTGGCATTGTCCGCCGGAGAATTCGTGCGGCAGGCGTCCGCTCACCAGCGTGGGGTCGAGGCCGACCGCCGACAGCGCCTCGCTGACGCGCCGCCGGCGTTCCTCGGGATCCTTGACCCCCGCGATCACCAACGGCTCGGCGACGATATCGCCGATCCGCCGCCGCGGATTGAGCGATGCGATCGGGTCCTGAAAGATCAACTGCACGCGGCGGCGCATCTTGCGCAGCGCCTCGCCCTTCAGGGTGGTGAGATCGTGGCCGTCGAACAGCACCTTGCCGGAGACGGCCTGGCGCAATTGCAGCACGGCGCGGCCGAGCGTGGACTTGCCGCAGCCGGATTCGCCGACCAGCCCCAGCGTCTCGCCGCGCGCGATCTCGAGGCTGACATCGGAGACGGCATGGATGGTCTTGCCCCCCACCGAATATTCGACGACGAGGTTTTCCACCTTCATCAGCGGATTGGGTGCAGCCTGCAGCATCATGCGCCGCCTCCCGCCGCGATCGGATGGAAGCAGGCGTAGAGATGCTCCAATGTCTCTGCCGGACTGAGACGCGGCTTCTCCGTGCTGCAGCGCCCGGCGGAATAGCGGCAGCGCGGCGAGAACGAGCAACCCTTCAGCGGCCGGGTCGGATCGGGCGGCCGTCCCGAAATCGCCGGCAGCGGCGTATGCGGCGGCACGTCGAGCTTCGGCAATGCGGCGAGCAGCGCCTCGGTGTAGGGCATC
Protein-coding sequences here:
- a CDS encoding class I SAM-dependent methyltransferase, translating into MKYVDMLKSQYEAFPYPTNTSSNGGYRELVNLVKLLRLDCGYHLQGKRILDAGTGTGLRLLELAAAFPDNDYVGIDYSENSIACAERAKQAFPGARVSFRVGDIMSEDPQGEPFDVIMCMGVLHHLQRPAEAIDRLSRILTSRGVLLFYVYGEYGSGERMRRKRLLSHLHGQDQLGHKIESAKRLGFTNFPYGWAIQDPTDVDPMIVDAYVNHYEVLYTLETIEKIVSNSFTACVPYGFTMERNGLLVESRLDARFAMPVARTDPRSKLNSSALEEIYAKLPKRQQLLVLENLYAPAGYTMLAHNGGFLEEISRPERLTSNAWQ
- a CDS encoding isocitrate/isopropylmalate dehydrogenase family protein, encoding MSANDALHIAVLGGDGIGPEVMAPALEVLRRIEASSGLKFRFTEAPAGAGHYKETGKSMPESTVRLCEEADAILLGACGLPSVRYPDNTEIAPQIELRMIFDLYAGVRPARLIPGVPSTIVGADQKGIDLVVIRESTEGLFASMGKGVVTDSEARETMVITRRTSERLFEFSYRLAERRKARGRVGGGLTCVDKANVFKAFAFFRSIFDETAQRHPDVRADHLYIDAAAAALVKRPWDFDVMVTENMFGDILSDLTAGLIGGMGMAPSADIGDRYAVFQPCHGTAPDIMGQGKANPTAMILSAAMMLDWLADKHGLESAAEAAASIERAVDKVYAGGIKPFEFGGSNGTGDVAKAVLAAL
- a CDS encoding alcohol dehydrogenase, producing MKSFQVVDFNAPLKEVDQPTPQPSGTQVLIKVKAAGVCHSDLHIWEGGYDLGHGRKPLSLKDRGVSLPRTMGHETVGEIIAFGPDVKDTDKGGLKLGDVTLAYPWLGCGKCPTCLGGDENMCAIKPNALGVYCDGGYADHMTVPHPKYLLNLDGLDPVTAAPYACSGVTTYSALKKVEKDLDTPIVIFGAGGLGLMALSLLKAMGGKGAIVVDIDARKREAAEAAGALATVDGKAPDALEQLIKKAGQPIRAAIDLVGNAQTSQLGFDCLTKGGKLVIVGLFGGGATWALPLIPIKAVTIQGSYVGNLRETQELLDLVRTKKIPAIPVTPMPLAKANEALTNLQKGQLVGRAVLTP
- a CDS encoding oligopeptide/dipeptide ABC transporter ATP-binding protein yields the protein MMLQAAPNPLMKVENLVVEYSVGGKTIHAVSDVSLEIARGETLGLVGESGCGKSTLGRAVLQLRQAVSGKVLFDGHDLTTLKGEALRKMRRRVQLIFQDPIASLNPRRRIGDIVAEPLVIAGVKDPEERRRRVSEALSAVGLDPTLVSGRLPHEFSGGQCQRICIARSLVLNPEFVICDEPVSALDVSIRAQILNLLEEMKARYGLTLLFIAHDLAVVKAVSDRVAVMYLGRLCEVGPSEQLFAQPAHPYTALLIEAIPVPDPDVRPTQSVPVGEPPSPIAPPSGCRFRTRCPRADARCASEVPELRVVAPGQFAACHHPLI